From one Lycium ferocissimum isolate CSIRO_LF1 chromosome 5, AGI_CSIRO_Lferr_CH_V1, whole genome shotgun sequence genomic stretch:
- the LOC132056666 gene encoding protein EXORDIUM-like 3, with translation MPNTSLHRRPVAPVPATFYFLVSFFFFLFTSPVSGWRPWPNQKPNTTELLYGGSKKYEGSSEFIHLKYHMGPVLTANITVYPIWYGRWAKAQKRIIRDFIGSFSAVDSKSPSVSGWWKTVQLYTDQTGANISRNVHLGNEKNDRFYSHGKSLTRLTVQSVIKSAVTARTRPLPLNPKSGVYLLLTSDDVYVEDFCQNVCGFHYFTFPSIVGYTLPYAWVGNSAKLCPGICAYPFSVPNYMPGFKPVKSPNNDVGVDGMISVIAHEIAELSTNPLVNAWYAGQDPSFPVEIADLCEGIYGTGGGGSYTGQMLNGKDGATFNMNGLRRRFLVQWVWNHILNYCSGPNALDQ, from the coding sequence ATGCCCAATACTTCCCTTCACCGACGGCCGGTAGCTCCGGTACCGGCAACCTTTTATTTTCTCGtaagtttcttcttctttttatttacttCACCTGTAAGTGGTTGGCGTCCATGGCCCAACCAAAAACCAAACACCACCGAGTTACTCTATGGTGGGTCAAAAAAATACGAAGGTTCATCAGAGTTCATCCATTTGAAATATCACATGGGCCCTGTTCTTACCGCAAATATCACTGTCTATCCCATCTGGTACGGccgttgggccaaagcccaaaaGCGTATTATCCGCGACTTCATCGGTTCATTCTCAGCCGTTGATTCTAAATCCCCTTCAGTTTCCGGTTGGTGGAAAACGGTTCAGCTTTACACTGATCAAACCGGAGCCAACATTTCCCGTAATGTCCACTTGGGTAACGAAAAAAACGACAGGTTTTACTCACACGGTAAATCCTTAACCCGTTTAACCGTACAGTCCGTTATAAAATCCGCTGTTACAGCACGTACCCGACCACTACCGTTAAATCCGAAAAGTGGGGTCTACTTATTACTCACTTCTGATGACGTGTACGTTGAAGATTTTTGCCAAAATGTATGTGGGTTTCATTACTTCACTTTTCCGTCTATTGTTGGGTATACTTTACCTTATGCTTGGGTGGGTAATTCCGCTAAGTTATGTCCGGGTATTTGTGCATACCCGTTTTCAGTACCGAATTATATGCCGGGTTTTAAACCCGTTAAGTCACCTAACAATGATGTGGGTGTTGATGGGATGATAAGTGTGATAGCTCATGAGATAGCGGAGTTATCGACTAACCCGTTAGTGAATGCTTGGTATGCGGGTCAGGACCCGAGTTTTCCGGTAGAGATAGCGGATCTTTGTGAAGGGATTTATGGTACCGGTGGTGGTGGGTCATATACTGGACAAATGTTGAATGGTAAAGATGGTGCTACTTTTAATATGAATGGGTTGAGAAGAAGGTTTTTGGTTCAATGGGTTTGGAATCATATTTTGAATTACTGCAGTGGCCCTAATGCACTTGATCAGTAA